From one Solanum lycopersicum chromosome 12, SLM_r2.1 genomic stretch:
- the LOC101263491 gene encoding uncharacterized protein, producing the protein MDSAVEIQPEVGSDGVGEKRLADDDVELVEPAPKKARGEVIGNTKKVAEMVLVLAALGKMRGGRVPTAAEREMMAEARESLAQVCQSFAPKDVFPRDAFGAVMEDLGLNKLKDQRLGFRPPKVSIAEKLLIAKEKLEKTEEFAVPAATYSSQRPQSNMAATIENRGPSHVRMFPHNKANHAVNSSGSLQSASPLVHGTPASSAPLPYQLPTSEVRPVISSGVVSGNPVRDSSLVGLPRVDRPSFRMDGRPNGSSHVLQVQATSGDHSAIRTPTWSVQPASVAAAKRGPDTRVTSQTGNKVEGGADVKSQMTANRPFITQTTAGNLPTTLPHLQGASFVKSPPLSSTHAEIGKIVQKFIQPRLSERPAWTPPSRDYISKALTCQMCKSTVNEVDNVLVCDACEKGYHLKCLKMTTQKGGPRGEWHCGKCLSMTNGKPPPPKYGRVMRNFNAPRISTIASVVQSSPDKKASGLYEKVILQKFVPNGKVPLKNSPPVTMENNDRNLPSEPMMRSEKEMGGNIIVSGKENMESKDSMRSCSNNVTVSSSDQYLSTSAGSPVNTSSEEKVVELKPQAHPETVCHSSDPSQALNHLQRNDHEEVANTAAMPLKLVGETQPMISRSNVGNSSSNESKNEEQAVEKINPAETAVAANEDAECSSSSFDHFQNVDWVGNVLQVADDKYYYQSCRINGFIYSVQDYALIRFENERLIPSKLLAMWEDKKAGTKWVSINQCYFARELPQSVGRPCLENNNEVYLSTYSSIVMAGLIQGPCEVHPPRKFTEESERRARLAKGSNDVSQPLYICKWIYDESKGLFRDVSC; encoded by the exons ATGGATTCCGCGGTGGAGATCCAACCGGAGGTTGGATCTGATGGTGTGGGGGAGAAAAGGTTGGCTGATGATGATGTGGAATTGGTGGAACCAGCTCCGAAGAAAGCGAGGGGTGAGGTGATTGGGAATACGAAGAAGGTTGCTGAAATGGTGCTTGTACTTGCTGCTTTAGGGAAGATGAGAGGAGGTAGGGTTCCTACTGCTGCGGAGAGGGAAATGATGGCAGAGGCAAGGGAGAGTTTGGCTCAGGTATGCCAAAGTTTTGCACCCAAGGATGTGTTTCCAAGAGATGCTTTTGGTGCTGTTATGGAGGATCTCGGTCTTAATAAGCTGAAGGATCAGAGGCTAGGATTTCGCCCTCCCAAAGTGTCCATTGCTGAGAAGTTACTGATAGCCAAAGAAAAG TTGGAAAAAACTGAGGAATTTGCTGTACCCGCTGCTACATATTCATCTCAACGGCCTCAATCTAATATGGCTGCAACAATTGAAAACCGTGGTCCATCACATGTTCGTATGTTTCCTCACAATAAAGCAAATCATGCGGTAAATTCCTCAGGAAGCTTGCAATCTGCTTCGCCTTTGGTTCATGGAACTCCGGCAAGTTCTGCACCATTACCTTATCAGCTGCCTACCAGTGAGGTCAGACCAGTAATTTCTAGTGGAGTGGTCTCTGGGAATCCAGTAAGGGATTCTTCTCTAGTTGGATTGCCCAGAGTTGACAGGCCAAGTTTCAGAATGGATGGACGACCAAATGGATCTTCCCATGTGTTGCAAGTTCAAG CAACTTCTGGAGATCATTCTGCTATAAGAACTCCAACCTGGTCGGTGCAACCTGCATCAGTTGCAGCAGCTAAACGTGGACCAGATACCAGGGTGACATCACAGACAGGTAACAAAGTTGAGGGAGGAGCTGATGTCAAATCGCAAATGACAGCAAATAGGCCATTTATAACTCAGACCACAGCTGGAAATCTACCAACTACACTCCCACACTTACAAGGGGCAAGCTTTGTCAAGTCTCCTCCTCTGAGCAGCACTCATGCTGAAATTGGCAAGATCGTTCAGAAGTTTATTCAACCGCGCCTCTCTGAGCGGCCTGCTTGGACTCCGCCATCTCGCGATTATATTAGTAAGGCTTTGACTTGCCAAATGTGCAAATCAACAGTGAATGAGGTTGATAATGTTCTTGTTTGTGATGCTTGTGAGAAAGGGTATCACTTGAAATGTCTCAAGATGACAACTCAAAAAGGAGGTCCTAGAGGGGAATGGCATTGTGGAAAGTGCTTGTCAATGACCAATGGAAAACCCCCGCCTCCTAAATATGGTCGTGTAATGAGGAATTTTAATGCCCCAAGAATATCTACAATTGCATCAGTTGTTCAATCATCACCGGATAAAAAAGCTTCTGGTCTATATGAGAAGGTTATTCTACAGAAGTTTGTACCGAATGGAAAGGTTCCTTTGAAGAACTCGCCTCCCGTTACTATGGAAAATAATGATAGGAATCTACCATCTGAGCCAATGATGAGAAGTGAAAAAGAAATGGGAGGAAATATTATTGTGTCGGGTAAAGAAAATATGGAGAGTAAAGATTCCATGAGATCTTGTTCAAATAATGTGACTGTATCTTCCAGTGATCAGTATCTTTCTACATCTGCTGGCTCACCAGTTAATACATCTTCTGAAGAAAAAGTGGTTGAGTTGAAACCTCAGGCTCATCCTGAAACAGTTTGCCATTCATCTGATCCCTCTCAAGCTCTTAATCACCTGCAAAGAAATGACCATGAAGAGGTGGCAAACACAGCTGCGATGCCATTGAAGCTGGTTGGTGAAACTCAGCCCATGATCAGTAGATCAAATGTAGGTAACAGTTCCAGTAATGAATCTAAAAACGAAGAGCAAGctgttgaaaaaataaatcctgCTGAAACTGCTGTAGCCGCCAATGAGGATGCTGAGTGTAGTAGCTCATcatttgatcattttcaaaATGTTGACTGGGTTGGAAACGTTCTTCAAGTTGCAGATGACAAGTATTATTATCAATCTTGCCGCATTAATGGATTCATATATAGTGTTCAGGACTATGCTCTTATACGTTTTGAGAATGAGCGATTGATTCCTTCAAAACTTCTG GCTATGTGGGAGGACAAAAAAGCGGGAACAAAGTGGGTTTCTATCAATCAATGTTACTTTGCACGTGAATTACCACAGTCTGTAGGCCGCCCATGCTTGGAGAACAATAATGAG GTTTATTTGTCTACTTATAGTAGCATAGTAATGGCTGGCTTGATACAAGGTCCATGCGAAGTACATCCTCCACGAAAGTTTACCGAGGAAAGTGAGAGGAGAGCTCGCCTAGCAAAGGGGTCTAATGATGTATCACAACCTCTTTACATATGCAA ATGGATTTATGATGAATCAAAAGGGCTATTTCGTGATGTCTCTTGTTGA